The following are encoded together in the Ignavibacteriales bacterium genome:
- a CDS encoding peptidoglycan DD-metalloendopeptidase family protein translates to MNSFIIPISAQVKNQLLQKKGELSELKAEIKQLENQLLNKTQNEQKSIEVIENFNKQKFLLNKIINTIRNEEKNKERQIINIEQQIKSIEAKIKKLKDNYAKYVVYLYKYGKQDELAMILGSESFNQALLRYKYLNKISEQRKRDLTELKDSQTELGEARIFLTNELEQKKIIADQKQKEQEELKLKIEKRRTYLASLKNDKEAIKDEIDLKRKSEDGIKRIIANLIAEEKRKAEALKRERELAKRKPKSELKTEKAPLVETDYTQNLSSFAALKGMLKWPVDNGKIIRKFGEQKNVRLNTVTLNYGVDIKTAKDKTIKAVADGIVSSVNWLPGFGSVLIISHKDDYRTVYGHLSEIFVSEGTQVLSGTSIGTVEESLEGNILHFEIWSERVNQNPEVWLR, encoded by the coding sequence TTGAACAGTTTTATTATTCCAATTTCTGCCCAGGTAAAAAATCAATTACTCCAGAAAAAAGGGGAGTTGAGTGAACTTAAAGCAGAGATAAAGCAGCTTGAAAATCAATTACTAAATAAAACTCAAAATGAACAGAAATCAATTGAGGTAATAGAAAATTTTAACAAGCAAAAATTTCTTTTAAATAAAATTATAAATACAATCCGTAATGAAGAAAAGAACAAAGAAAGGCAGATAATAAATATTGAACAACAAATTAAATCGATTGAAGCAAAAATTAAAAAGCTTAAGGATAATTATGCTAAGTATGTTGTTTACCTATATAAATATGGTAAACAAGATGAACTTGCAATGATCCTTGGATCGGAATCATTTAACCAGGCACTGCTTAGGTATAAATATTTAAATAAGATTTCCGAACAACGTAAAAGAGATTTAACTGAGTTAAAAGATAGCCAAACAGAGTTGGGTGAAGCAAGAATATTTTTAACAAATGAATTGGAACAAAAAAAAATAATTGCCGATCAAAAACAGAAGGAGCAAGAAGAACTTAAGCTTAAGATAGAGAAAAGAAGAACATATTTGGCTTCGTTGAAAAATGATAAGGAAGCAATAAAAGATGAAATCGATTTGAAAAGGAAATCTGAAGATGGAATAAAAAGAATTATTGCAAATTTAATTGCAGAGGAAAAAAGAAAAGCTGAAGCATTGAAACGGGAAAGAGAACTTGCAAAACGGAAACCCAAATCGGAATTGAAAACAGAAAAAGCTCCATTAGTGGAAACTGATTACACGCAAAATCTTTCTTCGTTTGCTGCTTTAAAAGGAATGTTAAAATGGCCTGTTGACAATGGGAAAATAATTCGTAAATTCGGGGAGCAAAAAAATGTACGTCTTAACACCGTTACGTTAAATTATGGTGTTGATATAAAGACTGCTAAAGATAAAACTATTAAAGCTGTGGCTGATGGAATAGTTTCATCAGTAAACTGGCTGCCGGGATTTGGCAGTGTATTAATTATTTCACACAAGGATGATTACCGTACGGTGTATGGGCATCTTTCAGAAATCTTTGTGAGTGAAGGGACGCAAGTATTATCCGGCACATCCATCGGAACTGTAGAAGAAAGCCTTGAAGGAAATATTCTTCACTTTGAAATATGGAGTGAAAGAGTAAACCAAAATCCAGAAGTTTGGTTGAGATAG